The Hymenobacter chitinivorans DSM 11115 genome segment CATCGTCCGGATAGCCAACGGCCTCTAAAGAACAACCTCCTTTTAACCTCTGCGCATCCCTCTGCGGACCTCTGCGAGAAACCTACGAGAACAGCTATGAACGACCTCACTGATAAAGTCGCCATCGTCACCGGAGCCTCCCGCGGCATTGGTCGGGCGGTGTCTTTGCTGCTGGCCATGCAGGGCGCCAAGGTAGTATCCGTGGCCCGCTCCACCGACGAGCTGGACGAGCTGGTGCACAAAACCAACGGCCTGGCCATTCCCGCCGACGTATCCGACGAAGCCGACGTGCAGAACGTCGTCGATGAAGCCATCCGCCACTACGGCCACGTCGATATCCTGGTCTGCAACGCCGGGGTGGGCTCGTTCAACCTGCTCGAAAACAACGCCGCCGACGAGTGGGACCGAATCTTCGACGTGAACGTGAAGGGCACCTTCCTGTTCTGCAAGTTTCTGGTGCCCCACCTCAAAGACCGCAAGAGCGGCCACATCGTGGGCATTACCTCCGACGTGGCCCGGCGCACCTTCGAGCACGGCACGGTGTACGGAGCCAGCAAGTTTGCCCAGGATGCCTTGCTGGGCTCCTTGCGCAAGGAAGTGCGGCCCCACGGCGTCAAAGTCAGCACCATTTACCCGGGCCTGGTCGATACCTACTTCAACGAATCCAAGCCCGGCAGCCCCGACTCGGAGAAAACCCACCTCAAGCCCGCCGACATTGCCCAGGCCGTGCGCTACATCCTCGAAGCCCCACCCCACGTCGTCGTCGACGAGCTCATGATCCACCCGCTGACGCAGGAGTGGTAAGGTTTTAATGTGGAGAATGTGCGAATGTGATTGAATGTGAGAAATGAGAAGAATGGGTAGTATCTGCCTT includes the following:
- a CDS encoding SDR family oxidoreductase translates to MNDLTDKVAIVTGASRGIGRAVSLLLAMQGAKVVSVARSTDELDELVHKTNGLAIPADVSDEADVQNVVDEAIRHYGHVDILVCNAGVGSFNLLENNAADEWDRIFDVNVKGTFLFCKFLVPHLKDRKSGHIVGITSDVARRTFEHGTVYGASKFAQDALLGSLRKEVRPHGVKVSTIYPGLVDTYFNESKPGSPDSEKTHLKPADIAQAVRYILEAPPHVVVDELMIHPLTQEW